TTCCCCTATCctaggttgctccaagccccatccatcctggccttgaacacttccagggatttaAAATTTATAAGATTTAAATCCTGCACCCTGAGCCGAGCCAcgtgcccaggctgtgctcctgaTTTCTCCAACAGATGATTCCCagctggctggcagctgcccGGGATGAACAACCCAATGGCAGACGGAGGAGTCGGCGGCGGGCCAGGACACGCCATGACCCcatttcctgttttccaaagCTGAAAACAACCCCAGTGTCTGAGCGGAGGGGAAGGGTGGCTGCTCTTCCATTGGGCCAGCGTGTGGTGCCCATGGAATGTCTTTCTGCatttatcctggagaaaaggagctcaggggggaccttgtggctctgcacaactccctgacaggaggggacagccagggggtcgggctctgctccccgggaacagggacaggaggagagggaacagctttcaggctgtgccagggaagggttaggttggacagcagcaggaattcttTCATGGAAAATGTTGTTAAACATCAGAAATGCCCAGGGATGTGATGGAGTCCCCACCCCTGGTGGTGTCCAAGGAAGGACTTGGATGTCCTTTCCAATCTCACTGATCCCATGATTCCCAGGATGGCTGCGCCTCACAGGACTGTCCAGGAAGAGAGGCATCCGTGGCCAGAAGGCATttgtggccctggggacaggtggCCCTGTGGCAAttgtctctccctctcttctgctgctttccttgcagAAATCCTGCCAGAAGCTACTGGTTGTGGTTCCCAGTGTGGAAAGTCATCTGTGGGCAGGTGGAGAAGGTGACACAGAGGGGGCAGAAGAGCCATGCACTGGGTTTAGGGATAAATCCCAAACCTCCCGGAAGTGCAAACTATCATTTTCTTTCCTACCTCTGGAATAAATGGTGTGACAGCCCCACAGCTTCATGTGCTGAGCGCCATCCTGATCCCAGCCTATGGAAGAGCTCCTCTTTCCTAAAACCAGGAGAAAGaatagtggatttttttgttgtctaAGGTCAGTGTCTGgaattcctccttcctctctcctcccaggaTGTTTTCATGTAACACATTCTGACTCATGGAAGTCAAATGACTTGGCCTCagagctgcctcagcacagGGATTCTGGCACAGGAATCCTGTGCCTGCCCCTTGTGCTGAGTGAggattttccagctcctccaggcactgccagagccatggggctgctcctgtTTCCCCAGGCTGATCccagcagccccaaacccaaggcagggctggaatgtGTCTCTATCCAGGTTGGCTGATCCAGGTGCTGAACGGCTTCCTGGCTATGGATGGGGAGCACCAGAGCTGCTGCGGGAATGTTCCGCAGGGCGGATCAGAGGGAGCAGCTCTTGGTTTCTCCCTGtctctgaggagctgggatgggagtCCCCAGCACATCCTCTTCCTCCAGACCTGGCTGCAGTCTGACCATCCCAGATTGTAACAACACATTGCAAACTGCTTCTGGATCACCCGCCTGACAAAATCACtacaaaactttatttttgcttctgtgttgCCCCGGAAAGTGAGAAACTTTGACAAAACTCATATGGAATGTTCTTTGAATGGCTTCCAAATCTAGTCAGCCGCCATGAAAACTAGCTTTAAAAAGCTATTAAATTTGCTGCCAAAGTGGAACCTGTTATTTTCAGAACAGTGGGAGCACACTGTCGTTTTTAGTCAATCATGGGAGTGCTGGTAATTTAAAAAGTGGCTTCAGAGCTTTTAATGTAATAACAAAACATCCCCTCCCACATCACCACAGGGCAGATGCGGGGGCACTGGGCTGTCTGCAGCAGGGGGAACAGTCACTTGAATCCAGCAGATTTGGTCTGTCCATCTGTTGGCCTACGtgaatatttataataaaatgaattttttgcCCTGCCAGGCCGCGACTCCATGACAACCCCGCTAGGCCGCGTCTCCATAGTAACGCCTCCCTCCCGGCCGCCGTAGCCGCGCCCCTTGTGTCACGTGACCGGAAGCTATGGAGGCGGCCAAGATGGCGTCTCCCAAGAGCGCTCCTAAAGACGCGCAGGTACCGCGGGGTCCGGGGGAAACCGGGCGGGACCGGAGGGGGCCGGGAGGCTCGGGGGGCTGAGCGGTGCCTGTGTGCCCCCCGCAGGTGATGGCGCAGATACTCAAGGACATGGGCATCACCGAGTACGAGCCGCGCGTCATCAACCAGATGCTGGAGTTCGCCTACAGTAAGCGGAGCCGGGCGGGAAGTGCCCGGGGAAACCCCGGGTGGAGCAGGGAAGTGCTGTGTGAATCCGTGTTCCCAAGGGGGCTCCCCTGTCAGACTCAGCCACCGTGGAGACCTTTTCCCGCTGTAATTCTGTGACACTTTAAAagtgatcacagaatcatagtATGGTTTGGGCcgggacaccttccactgtcccaagttgctccaagccgcgtccagcctggccttggacacttccagggatccaggggcagccacagcttctctgtgccagggcctgacagggaagaattccttcccattatcccatccagagctgctctcGGGCAGTTTGAGCAGTACCCGGAGGCCGCAGAATTCTCAGTGCCAGCCGGGTGAGATCAGGATGGCGATGGGGAACATTTCATTTCACCCAGCCTCAACCCAGACCCTGTTTCCCCCAGGATACGTGACCACGATCCTGGAGGATGCCAAAATCTACTCGAGCCACGCCAAGAAGTCGAGCGTGGACGCGGACGACGTGCGCCTGGCCATCCAGTGCCGCACTGACCAGTCCTTCACATCCCCCCCGCCCCGGGACGTGAGTGCAGCCGGGGGTGGGCACCGCAGGGCGGGCAGGACACGGGGCGAGGCTGGATCGTGGGGATGTGACCAGGACATGGGGCCGAGGCCGGGACACAGGGATGTGACTGGGACAGCGGTATGAGGGCAGGATATAGGGCTGTGACCAGGGCACAGGGGGACGAGGGCAGGACATGGGGATGTGACCTGGAAgtgggcaggaggctggggcacagggatgtggcTAGGATGTGGAAGTGAGGCTGGATCATGACGATGAGGCTGGAAAACCACAGGGATAAGACTGAAATGGGACCAGGACacggggctgaggctgggacaCAGGGGTGAGGGCAGGATATAGGGATGTGACTGGGACACAGGGATGAGACTGGGATGTGGAGATGTGGCCAGGACTTGGGCATGAAAGCAGGACATGGGTATGTGACTGGGACATCAGGATGAGGCCGGATCATGGGGCTGAGGCCGGAATGTGGGGATGTGGCCAGGACACAGTGATAAGGCTGAGAAACAGGGATGAGGGGAGGACACGGGGATGTGACCAGGACATGGGGTGAGGCTGGAACACGGAGATTTGTCCATGCctctgcagttcctgctggaCATTGCCCGGCAGAAGAACCAGACGCCGCTGCCACTGATCAAGCCCTACTCGGGCCCGCGGCTGCCACCCGACAGATACTGCCTGACTGCCCCCAACTACCGCCTCAAATCCCTGCAGAAGAAGGTAAGGATTGCTCAGGGGTTGGGAATTCACCCCCGGCGGGGTTTGGGAAGTGGTGTTAAGTCGCGGTTTTCCACAGCTCTGAAGGGTGTGGGTGAGTGTTGGCCTGTGTGCTGTGAGCCTGGAGGTTTCCGGGCTGGATTTGCAGATTGTTGTTGGTTGATTTTAAATgggaattttaaaatacaggatattttaaaatatagggGAATTTGAAGTGTGGGAATATTATAGCCTTAAAGAAATAGTGCAGAATCCAAGAATCagtgaggctggaaaagtcctccaggatcatcaaatccaacctgTGCCTGATCTCCACCAGAGCACTGAGTCCCTTGTCCAgtcattccttggacacctccagggatggagactcccaacacctccctgggcagctccttccaaTGCCTGAGCACCCCCTCTATGAAGAAAGTCCTCCTGATGTCCAGGAGGAAATGTCAGGTTTAATGTCAGGTTGTCAGAGGCACAAGCCGGGCTTTGGTGTAGATATTAAAGAGTATTTTTCACTTCCACCTCAGTTGTTTCTgctttagagggaaaaaaattcctttgctAGGATGCCCTGAATGCTTCAGTCAGGAGGGACTTTCCTGTTTATTCCAAGACATTCCCTGGTTCTCTCCCCACAGGTCTCCTCCACAGCAGGCAGGATCACAGTCCCTCGCCTGAGTGTGGGCGCCGTGAGCAGCCGGCCCAGCACTCCCACTTTGGGTAGGAAACAGCTCCACGGAGGATTCCCACCTTtcttttaggaaggaaaaataaagagaaataattttaaacacttttcaGCCCCTGAGGGAATGTCAGGGACTGACTGACCTTATATTGTTTGACAGCATCAGAAAGTTAATTTCATAAATTAATCTTTAATACTACAATagcatttaaatgtaaatgcatTACAGAGGTTCTGTATTGGTGATAAATTCTTTCCTTAAGGGACTGTTCAAGTGCTTTACTTAAATTTAGGGTTGTGTTCCTCAATGTCAGTATGATACTGAATTAAATAGTGCTGGGAAagatctattttaaaaatttagagCTGAACCTAAAAAATAGAGTATGTTTGTAGTCTGGAATTCCATAGGGCTGGAGTAAACGTGGGAAAATGAGCAAatgtgcagctctgcctggaaaTCTGACTCCTTATATCTCTGTCCTTGTGTTCCTGTGCTTTCCCACTGTGCCTAGTAACAGGTTCCACTTGGGAGGGAGTTTTAGGAGTGCTCGTGGATTTGTTAGGATTTATTTTGCTGGGGTTGTGTTGAATCCAGGTACCCCCTCAGCCCAGACCGTGTCGGTGTCGGCCAAGGTGGGAGCGCCGGTGTCGCTGGCGGGGCAGCGCTTCACTGTCCAGATCCCGTCCTCGCAGCCTGCTGGGAAATCAGGTATTCCTGGGATCCCTGGGGGATGGAAACAGGGAAAACCACACAGCCACAGGGTGCCTGGCATGGGAGGGAGAAGCTCCTTCCTCTTGCCAGGACAAGAGACACCTTCCATGCTGCTCCAAGCTGGCCTGgaacactccagggatggggcagccacagctgctcgGGCCGAGCTGGTGTGGGAatttcttcccctctccttcaTTTCAGGAGTTaattcccatttccagctcagcagtggCAGCCAGAACATCACCATCCTGGGCAGCTCCCTTCCACCCTGGCTCCTGTTTCCCTGTTCCACTTGTGTCCTAACCTCCCCCAGCGTTTTCCCTCTTGGGATGAATGCCCCCAGAACGCTCTGGCAGCGCAGCGCTTCACGAGCCTGGAATAATGCAGGGATTGCTGCAAGCTCTCAGTGAACCCTTTTCCATGATTCCCACAGCCACTCCCACCACTCCCACGGTGCAGAACGTCCTGATCAACCCATCCCTGATCGGCCCCAAGAACATCCTGATCACCACCAACATGGTCCCGCCCGGCACCGCCGACCCCAACCCGCTCAAGAGGAAGCACGAGGACGACGACGACTATGATGCCTTGTGAGGGCCTACAGCCCTTCCCTAGGATTCATGGAGCCTTTCCCATGGGAGCTTTTCCTGTGGGATTCATTGAGCCCCTCCTGTGGGATTTATATGGACATCAGAGGGTGGGCAATGGGCGGGAAGGCCCCATTTGGGCCTCGGGAGTGTGGAAATAAAGAGGAGAGTGTTTGTAACTTGGCCTTGGTTGTCTTCTGCACACACCtgggggaggggacacagggttttctatatattttcttattttttaatatgaatttatatatacacacctatatccacatatatatttatatgtatgtgtgtgtatatgtgtggTAGATATCTATCGTATATACACACATGTAATTGCCTTGTACACTCAAAATTCACCCAgacacttctcttttttaatatatatacaaTTGTCTATACACATACATAGATATctacatataaatacatatgtaaaaaatatagaatatagTGTACCTAGAGAGAATACACAGTAGTTAATTATGCATGCACAGAAACACTTcatatatatgtaatattttatgtattatgCACACATTCTAAAATACACAATGACATTCATATGCTATGTAATgcatataattatatattttatatagtaATATATGGTATATAAATACcttttgcatatattttctATATCATATACAAACATAAAATATGTAGAATATAGTGTAAGTATATGCAAAATACACACTAGTGCACAGAAGCactttattatatatattatatagtatataaattaaattttattgtaTATATCATAATGTATACTTAATGTaatatatagtaatatataatGTAAGatacataaatataattttaatataatttttcatctaTCTCATGcaacataataaaatattaaatacatagAAAATTGATTAAGTATCAAGAGAATATAAGCAGTTAATTATGCATGCACAGAAACACTTCATATCCATTATATATGTTGTATATATGTATGGATCATATACAGTTATACAATAATATATAAGGTAAAACATacaattaatgtatttttatatccCTATATATCAATATGTaataaagatataaatatacagaaacatacatagaaatatttatagtaatacatataaatgcataaataatacatgtaatatatataaataacttttgtatataatatataatatctTTCTAttaacatatatatttttatacatttattatatatatatataacacgatattattttatatataatattccTATACATTTATATTATACTCACACCTATTCATTATTTCCTCATTTCTATAGATCCTTGTGTTTACAGtctcagcccctctcccacaCCTTTTTAAATTGCAGCACATTTATGCATATAGACCAAAAAATGTGGAGATTTTTTAACTGACCACACTCATGCTCTCACAGACCCTGTTCTCACAAACCCACTgttcatatttatatatttctatataaacAGAACTATGTGATACCTTCTCATGTtaagtctttaaaatattttatatttatgcatATAAACAGCCACATCCACAACGCACCCCTCAGAAACTCATTTACTTTTATAACAACACCTCCTGTAGAGCAATcacagcagggtttggagcTGCCCTGTCTGTCACTGGTATtttattgattattttattGATTATGCACCATCCTATAActgctgtgggtgtggggtgTGCAGCTGTATCAGGATATTATTTCTAATTACAGGTTCCACATAGGACCAACCCTCCCAGTCTGGGTTCTGCACTTAAAGATACTGCACTTGTTCTGCAAATAGAATATTCATGCATTCTATTCTCCTGAGGCTCTACACACAGACTCAACTCTACCCCACCTTGTGTAGAGCCTCTGGGAGAATAGAATACGTGAGTACATCTATTTTGTATAATAGATACAATATATTACATCATATAATAGATATACTAGGTATTGCATAATCTAtaataaatatacaaaacaaTTTATAATACACAACAATTCCTACGTGTATCACAGCTGTCTTTTATAAACACATATCAATAGCTGTACTTCTGTCTacataaatgttttatataaatatatactatttatattattaatatgTATCTTATATGTATATGCCTATATACAATATATCATTTATACATATTATGTATAATGctatatttatgtttatatattttatactaTATATATTATCTATTATACAATAGAGATATTTAATACATTATATTGCATATATCAAAATATTACCAAatacatgtttattttatatgtagtgctgtatttatatatatacacactatGTAGAGCAGCATGTAACACTGTCCTACATAATGCTCATgatttctgtatattttatatatagatCTAGAATAGATGATATATATAATATCCAGgatatttatataaacatataGATGTCTCTCTAAAATATAAAGATAaaagttttacagaaatttgtatttttatataatattgaatacataatacataaatatatattatacataaatatacatCTATCTGAAGTAATTCTATGCATATAAAAATCTTtgatatatataatataatgatatataatatatatttaatttttatatgtaGATATAACTCAGAAATATAGTGAGATGTTTATATATATGATATAGAAATACATATAACAATATTTAAATGGATTGTTAAAAATATCTagcattaaata
The genomic region above belongs to Sylvia atricapilla isolate bSylAtr1 chromosome Z, bSylAtr1.pri, whole genome shotgun sequence and contains:
- the TAF9B gene encoding transcription initiation factor TFIID subunit 9B; translated protein: MEAAKMASPKSAPKDAQVMAQILKDMGITEYEPRVINQMLEFAYRYVTTILEDAKIYSSHAKKSSVDADDVRLAIQCRTDQSFTSPPPRDFLLDIARQKNQTPLPLIKPYSGPRLPPDRYCLTAPNYRLKSLQKKVSSTAGRITVPRLSVGAVSSRPSTPTLGTPSAQTVSVSAKVGAPVSLAGQRFTVQIPSSQPAGKSATPTTPTVQNVLINPSLIGPKNILITTNMVPPGTADPNPLKRKHEDDDDYDAL